A genomic segment from Tissierellales bacterium encodes:
- a CDS encoding argininosuccinate synthase, whose protein sequence is MKEKVVLAYSGGLDTSIIISWLKENYDCDVIAACINVGQDDDMKAVEEKAIASGAVKVYIENLTAEFVKDYVFKGIKAGAKYEGKYLLGTAFARPLMAKKLVEIAHKEGAKFICHGCTGKGNDQVRFEIGISSIDPNIQIIAPWRIWDIKSREDAIDYANDRGIEVPVTKENIYSRDQNLLHISHEGGDIEGLENEHKNDIYFMTTAIEQAKDKATYVDIYFEKGVAKKVDDIEMSPEDILVKLNLIGGDNGIGVIDIVENRLVGMKSRGIYETPGGTILYAAHEELEQITLDKDTMHFKQSISHKYSELVYNGLWFTTLKDALDEFVDKTQENVTGTITLKLYKGNIMVASRKSKYALYDEAISSFGESELYDHKDSEGFINLFGLPSKISAMKKIQ, encoded by the coding sequence ATGAAAGAAAAAGTTGTATTGGCATACTCGGGAGGACTCGATACTTCAATCATAATTTCATGGTTAAAAGAAAATTATGATTGTGATGTAATAGCAGCGTGTATAAATGTGGGTCAAGATGATGATATGAAGGCAGTAGAAGAAAAAGCTATAGCATCTGGAGCAGTAAAAGTGTACATAGAGAATCTTACTGCAGAATTTGTTAAAGATTATGTATTTAAAGGTATAAAAGCAGGGGCTAAGTATGAAGGAAAATATTTATTGGGAACAGCATTTGCGCGACCGCTTATGGCAAAAAAGCTTGTTGAAATAGCTCACAAAGAGGGGGCAAAGTTTATATGTCATGGTTGTACGGGAAAAGGCAATGACCAAGTTAGATTTGAAATAGGTATTTCATCCATTGATCCAAATATTCAAATAATAGCACCCTGGCGAATATGGGATATAAAATCACGTGAGGATGCTATAGATTATGCTAATGATCGAGGGATTGAAGTACCAGTAACAAAAGAAAATATATACTCGCGTGATCAAAACTTGCTTCATATAAGCCATGAAGGTGGAGACATAGAAGGACTAGAAAATGAACATAAAAATGATATTTATTTTATGACTACGGCGATAGAACAGGCTAAAGATAAAGCAACATATGTAGATATATATTTTGAAAAAGGAGTCGCGAAAAAGGTAGATGATATCGAGATGAGTCCGGAAGATATTCTTGTAAAATTGAATTTAATAGGTGGAGACAATGGAATTGGTGTAATAGATATAGTAGAAAATCGATTGGTGGGGATGAAATCACGTGGAATTTATGAGACGCCAGGAGGAACTATATTGTATGCTGCCCATGAAGAACTTGAGCAGATAACTTTAGATAAGGATACTATGCATTTTAAGCAAAGTATATCTCATAAGTATTCAGAATTAGTCTATAATGGTTTGTGGTTCACGACGTTAAAGGATGCCTTGGATGAATTTGTAGATAAAACACAAGAAAATGTAACTGGAACTATTACATTGAAGTTGTACAAAGGTAATATAATGGTGGCGAGCAGAAAGTCTAAATATGCACTATACGATGAAGCAATTTCATCATTTGGTGAGAGTGAGTTATATGACCATAAGGATTCAGAAGGTTTTATTAATTTATTTGGATTGCCCAGTAAGATAAGTGCTATGAAAAAAATACAATAA
- the argH gene encoding argininosuccinate lyase, which produces MKLWGGRFSKSTAAIVDEFNASIGIDKILYKSDILGSIAHVKMLAKCGIINSDESDLISNTLEEILNDIENDMVKFEIEYEDIHMNIEKILIDRIGAVGKKLHTARSRNDQVAVDIRIYLKMEIENIKVYLKRLMNTIIDISKENMDTILPGYTHLQRAQPIRLSYHFMAYFQMFKRDYERLEDCYARVDYLPLGAGALAGTSYLTDREFLASELGFSNICENSLDAVSDRDFVIEFISSVSIMSMHLSRFCEELILWSSSEFDFVEMDDAYSTGSSIMPQKKNPDVAELIRGKTGSVYGNLFSILTVMKSLPLAYNKDMQEDKKPLFDTVETIKDCLKVFEDMICTLKFKQ; this is translated from the coding sequence ATGAAACTTTGGGGAGGTAGATTTTCTAAATCTACGGCAGCAATAGTAGATGAGTTTAATGCATCTATAGGGATAGACAAAATTTTATATAAGTCCGATATATTAGGTAGTATAGCACATGTCAAAATGCTTGCTAAATGCGGAATTATAAATAGTGATGAAAGTGACTTGATATCAAACACATTAGAAGAGATACTTAACGATATAGAAAATGATATGGTTAAATTTGAGATAGAATATGAAGATATACACATGAATATAGAGAAAATATTGATTGATAGGATAGGAGCTGTAGGTAAAAAATTACACACAGCTAGAAGTAGAAATGATCAAGTTGCAGTGGATATTCGCATATATTTAAAAATGGAAATCGAAAATATAAAAGTGTATTTAAAGAGACTAATGAATACTATAATTGATATTAGTAAAGAAAATATGGATACGATATTGCCTGGATATACACATCTACAAAGGGCGCAACCAATAAGACTCAGTTATCATTTTATGGCATATTTTCAGATGTTTAAGAGGGATTATGAGAGGTTAGAAGATTGTTATGCTAGAGTAGATTATTTACCTCTAGGAGCAGGTGCTTTGGCAGGAACATCTTATTTGACAGATAGAGAATTTTTAGCTAGTGAACTTGGTTTTTCAAACATCTGTGAGAATTCGCTTGATGCAGTAAGTGATCGAGATTTTGTAATAGAGTTTATTAGTTCGGTTTCTATAATGAGCATGCATCTTTCTAGATTTTGTGAGGAATTGATATTGTGGAGTTCTTCAGAATTTGACTTTGTAGAAATGGATGATGCATATAGCACGGGAAGTAGCATAATGCCACAAAAGAAAAATCCAGACGTTGCAGAGCTTATAAGAGGGAAAACTGGTAGTGTTTATGGCAATTTATTTAGTATTCTAACAGTGATGAAATCATTACCACTTGCATATAATAAGGATATGCAAGAGGACAAAAAACCATTATTCGATACAGTTGAAACAATAAAAGATTGTTTAAAAGTATTTGAAGATATGATTTGTACGTTGAAGTTTAAACAAG